One Caldibacillus debilis DSM 16016 genomic window, TTGCCGGTTCATTCGGAATGCGGGCGGAGTCCTCTATTGGCGCCACGATTTTCGCTTAAAAATGTCCTTAACGGAGGGAATGGCGATGGAGTTGGCCATCATCAATACCTTTACCGAACAAGCCTTTCAAGGGAACCCGGCGGCCGTGTGTCTGTTGGATGGGGAAAAAGACGAAGGCTGGATGCAGAAGGTTGCCAAAGAGATCCATATGCCGGTTACCGTTTTTATCCGCCGCCATCAACATGAATTCCGGCTCCGTTGGTTTACCCCTGCGGCCGAAATTCCGATTTGCGGACATGGAACGCTGGCGAGTTCGTTTTTTCTGTGGGAGAACGGGCATGCGGAAAAAGAGAATCCGATTGCCTTCCATACAAAGAGCGGCGTCCTGCGATCAGAGCTTGTGGATGGCTGGGTCCGATTGGCGTTTCCATTCATGCCCCCAGAGCGAACGCCCGCCCCTGATTTGCTGGTGAAGGCCTTAGGGGTTGAGCCGGTATATGTCTGGAAAAGCCCGACGCGGGCCATGGTGGCTCGAATCCGGGTGCTGTGGTTGAGCCGGTATATGTCGGGAAAAGCCGGTTGGACGATTTCACGGAAGTTCCGTCGGAAGAAATGGTAAGAAAGTTGACACCGGATATCGGGCTGATTGAAAAATTGCCCGTCCGCGGCGTGATCGTCACGAGCCGATCCCATACAAAGGATTTTGACTTTATCTCCCGTTTCTTTTCGCCGGCCCAAGGCCTCGCCGAAGATTATGTGACGGGTTCGGCCCATTGCAGTTTGGACCCGTATTGGAAAAACAAGCTGCGTAAAACCGATTTTATCGCCTACCAGGCTTCCGAAAGAGGGGGAATCGTCAAAATTAAAGTTTTGGACGGCAAAGTTTTGCTCTCCGGAAAAGCGGTCACCATTTTTAAGGGCAATTTGAGCGTTTGATCCTTCGGTCGGTTTAACCGCCCATGGGCAGTCGCGGAAAATGTGCCGAGGACGGAGCGGAAAAGGCGGGCACATCCCTTCTTGCCCCGCCTTTCCGTTTTCCTTACAGGGCGCAAATCCAGAGCCCGGCATGGTTCCTCTTCTTGCATATTATAAGCAAAAAACTCATTAACTAATGATAAGCTGCCTGCCGCGTCGCAAGCCGTTTCGCCCCGTCTGGCGGGGGATCCATGGTTTTTGCCCGGCACTCCGGTGCCGGGGTTTAATATTTATCGAAGACGCAGCTCCGTCGTTTGGCAAGGTACGGAATCCAAACCCTGACACAACCCTGTCAAATTTTACGGACGGGTTATATTGACAATAAAGGCGGAGAAAGTATAATGAAACTGTAAACGTTTACGATTTTACCCTTTTACAAAAACGTTTTTGGAAAGGGCTTTCTTCAATGTTCGGCGCCGGAAGAGGACAAAACCGCATTATCCGGGTGCGAAAGGCGTCCCGCGAGGAAAGGGGGAGAACAACTGGGCGAAAAATTTTTGGCGGGTTACTAAAACGTTTTAGCAGGAGGACAGATGGATGCTCGCATACAATCACGGGAAAGGCAGCTTGGAAAACTGGCTGATCACGGAAACCGAATTTTCCCCCGACGCCCTGGGAAAATGCGAATCGATCATGTATCTCGGCAACGGGTACATGGGATTGCGTTCGGCGACGGAGGAGCCGTATTTGCACGAGGTCCGGAATCTTTTTGTGAACGGGACTTTCAACCATTTCGGCGGGGACGAAGTGACGGAACTGCCGAATTTGGCGGATGTGACGAGGATCGACCTCCGGATCGACGGGGAAAGGTTCAGCCTGGAATTCGGCGAAACGAAACATTATCTTCGTCAATTGAATTTGAAAACGGCGGAGCTGACCCGTTCCTTCGATTGGATTTCGCCGAAGGGAAAAACCTTCCGCTTTCGCTTCCGGCGGTTTGTGTCCCTGGACCGTCTGCATCTGATCGGAATGAAAATGGAGATTACGAGCCTCGACAGTCCGGCGGAAATCACGTTCCATTCCGGGATCAACGGCCGGATGACCAACAGCGGCACGCAGCATTTCCATGAGGGCGAAAAAAGGATTTTTGACAAAAGGTATCTGCAGCTCTTGCAAAGGACGACGGAATCCAACATCGATGTGGTCATCAACGCCGCGCACCGGGTGACGGTGAACGGGGAAGAAATCCGGGACCCGGTCATGGCCATCGACCGCCGAATGGTGGGACTTACCTTCCGACTGCAGCTGTCGCCCGGCGACAAGCTCGTCATGGAAAAACTGGCCACCGTTTACACGAGCCGGGACAAGGAATTTGACAAACCGGATTATCAGCTGGCCAAACTTCGCGAAGTTTCCTTGCAGGATTTGAAAGATTGCGTGAAAAAAGGGTATGACGCCCTGTTTCAATCCCATTGCCGGGCCTGGGAGGAAAAGGTTTGGAACAAATATAACTTGAATGTGGACAGCGAAGACGGCTTCGATGTATTGGCGCTGCGGTTCGCCCTCTATCATTTGACGGTCATGACCCCGGCCCATGACGAACGAATGGGCATCGGCGCCAAAGGGTTGAGCGGGGAAGGATACAAGGGCCATTCCTTCTGGGATACGGAAATCTTCATTTTGCCCTTCTTTATCTTCTCCAATCCGGAGGTTGCCCGGTCCCTGTTGAACTACCGTTACCTCGGACTGGCGGGCGCGCGGAAAAAGGCCCGGGAAAACGGGTATGAAGGCGCCATGTACCCGTGGGAAGCGGCATGGCCGGAAGACGGGGAAGTGACGCCGGTATGGGGAGCGGTCGATATCGTCACCGGGGAGCAAACGAAGATTTGGTCCGGTTTTATCGAACAGCATATTTCCGCCGATATCGCCTTTGCCATCTACCAATATTACACCGTCACCGGGGACCGGGAATTCATGGAGCGGTACGGGTACGAAATGGTCTTTGAAACCGCGAAATTTTGGGCGAGCCGGCTGGAATGGAATGAGGAAAAACGGGAGTACCACATCAATGACGTCATCGGCCCCGATGAGTACAAAGAACATGTCAACAACAACGCCTTCACGAACTACATGGCCCATTTCAACATTCAATTGGCGATCACCTATTATGAAAAACTCGAAAAAGAGAATCCAAGCCGGCTGGCGGAGCTGGAAGAACGGCTGGCCTTGCGGAAGGCCTATGAAAAATGGAAATCGGTCATCGGCCGGATCTATTTGCCCCAACCGCGCGAAGATCTGGTCATCCCTCAGGATGACACGTACTTATCCTTAAAGACGATCGATTTGACGAAATATAAACAAAGCAAAAAAGTGGGCACCCTGTTCGAGGACTACAATTTGGAACAGGTCAACAAGATGCAGGTCTCGAAACAAGCCGATGTCCTGATTTTGCTTTACCTGCTGGAGCAATGGGAAAAGAAGTTTTCCCAGGATGTTTTAAAGGCGAACTTCCGTTACTATGAACCGAAAACCTTGCACGATTCTTCTTTAAGTCTGTCCACCCACGCCATTTTGGCAAACGACATCGGAGAGTACGAACTCGCTTATTCCTTATTCCGCCGGGCTGCGGAAATCGATCTCGGCCCCTTTCCCCATTCCTCCGATCACGGGATTCACGCCGCCTCAATCGGAGGCATTTGGCAGGCGGCGGTCGCCGGTTTTGCGGGATTGCGCCTTTCCGGCGGAAAACTGCGCATCTCTCCCCGGCTGCCGAAGCATTGGCGGCGGATGGAATTCTCCATCTATTGGAAAGGCCAGCCGGTAACGGTCAGCATCGATCATTCGGCATTAATCGTAAAGGCGGAAAGGAACGAGCCGTTCGAATTGGAGGTCTACGGAAAAACCTACACGTGCAAGGATCAATTGACTATCCATATCGATCCAAAAAATTAAAGGGGGAACTATTTATGAAGAAAACCATTGGTCTATTGATGGCATTGCTTCTCCTCGCCGGGGTATTGTCGGCCTGCGGTTCCAAAGAAAGTTCCGGGGACAAAAAGAGCGGGGACGGGGACAAAAAACAAACGATTTCCCTGGCCGTCTGGGGATCTTCTCCCGCTGAAACGGAAGGGCTGGAAAAAACCGTCGCCAGCTTTGAAAAGAAAACCGGGATTGACGTCAACATCGAAGTGATTACCGACAACTTCCAAGACGCCATCACCGCCCGTTTTGCCGCCAAAAATCCGCCGGATGTATTCTATCTGGAAGCCTTCGTCGCTCCGAAATTCATCGACAGCGGCGTGCTCCTGGACATCTCCGGCGAGATCGAAAACCAGGACGACTTCTATCAACCGCTGTTGAACGCCTTTAAGGACAAAGACGGAAAATTGTACGCCGTGCCGAAAGATTATTCCACCCTGGCCACTTACGTGAACACGGATCTTTTGGAAAAAGCGGGGTATTCCATTGAAGATGTCCCCTCCGACTGGGAAGGGCTCGTCCAATTCGCCAAGGAATTGCAGCCGAAATTGGACGAAGGGGTCGCGGCCATGATCTTCGACAAGTCGATGGCCAGACATTTGAGCGCCATGCTGGCCACGGGTCTGAATCCGGTCACGGAAGACGGGAAGGCGGATTTTACGTCCAGCGAAAAAACATTGGAATATTTCCAATCTTTGGTTGACGGACAAGACGGCGGCTATATCCTCAATCCGCAAATGGACATGGGCATGGACTCCGCCGGGGCCGCCTTCGGTTCCAACAAGGCGGTGATCATGATTGAAGGGAACTGGGTGCTGAGCGCTTTGAAAAACGAATATCCGGATGTCCACTATAAAATCCTGCCGTCCCCGACGGTAAACGGCAAAAAACAAACGATGATCTTTACCGTCGGCTACGCGATCGCCAAAGATTCCAAACATAAAGACGCGGCGATCGAATTCGTCAAATACATGACCGGCGAAGGGCAACAGCAATGGAGCGAGCTTTCCGGCACCTTCCCGACCCGCCAATCCGTCGCCGAGGCGATGAAGTTGGCGGAAAATGAAGAATTGAAGGCCCATATTGAAGGTGCCAGCTACGGGACCCCGTGGACATCGGGAATTTACCTGCCCGTCATCTCCGCCGCCT contains:
- a CDS encoding ABC transporter substrate-binding protein, which produces MKKTIGLLMALLLLAGVLSACGSKESSGDKKSGDGDKKQTISLAVWGSSPAETEGLEKTVASFEKKTGIDVNIEVITDNFQDAITARFAAKNPPDVFYLEAFVAPKFIDSGVLLDISGEIENQDDFYQPLLNAFKDKDGKLYAVPKDYSTLATYVNTDLLEKAGYSIEDVPSDWEGLVQFAKELQPKLDEGVAAMIFDKSMARHLSAMLATGLNPVTEDGKADFTSSEKTLEYFQSLVDGQDGGYILNPQMDMGMDSAGAAFGSNKAVIMIEGNWVLSALKNEYPDVHYKILPSPTVNGKKQTMIFTVGYAIAKDSKHKDAAIEFVKYMTGEGQQQWSELSGTFPTRQSVAEAMKLAENEELKAHIEGASYGTPWTSGIYLPVISAAFDNHFQAALNGDVSLKDAMKAAEDEANAEIERQQ
- a CDS encoding PhzF family phenazine biosynthesis protein; protein product: MELAIINTFTEQAFQGNPAAVCLLDGEKDEGWMQKVAKEIHMPVTVFIRRHQHEFRLRWFTPAAEIPICGHGTLASSFFLWENGHAEKENPIAFHTKSGVLRSELVDGWVRLAFPFMPPERTPAPDLLVKALGVEPVYVWKSPTRAMVARIRVLWLSRYMSGKAGWTISRKFRRKKW
- a CDS encoding PhzF family phenazine biosynthesis protein, with product MVRKLTPDIGLIEKLPVRGVIVTSRSHTKDFDFISRFFSPAQGLAEDYVTGSAHCSLDPYWKNKLRKTDFIAYQASERGGIVKIKVLDGKVLLSGKAVTIFKGNLSV
- a CDS encoding glycoside hydrolase family 65 protein, with the protein product MLAYNHGKGSLENWLITETEFSPDALGKCESIMYLGNGYMGLRSATEEPYLHEVRNLFVNGTFNHFGGDEVTELPNLADVTRIDLRIDGERFSLEFGETKHYLRQLNLKTAELTRSFDWISPKGKTFRFRFRRFVSLDRLHLIGMKMEITSLDSPAEITFHSGINGRMTNSGTQHFHEGEKRIFDKRYLQLLQRTTESNIDVVINAAHRVTVNGEEIRDPVMAIDRRMVGLTFRLQLSPGDKLVMEKLATVYTSRDKEFDKPDYQLAKLREVSLQDLKDCVKKGYDALFQSHCRAWEEKVWNKYNLNVDSEDGFDVLALRFALYHLTVMTPAHDERMGIGAKGLSGEGYKGHSFWDTEIFILPFFIFSNPEVARSLLNYRYLGLAGARKKARENGYEGAMYPWEAAWPEDGEVTPVWGAVDIVTGEQTKIWSGFIEQHISADIAFAIYQYYTVTGDREFMERYGYEMVFETAKFWASRLEWNEEKREYHINDVIGPDEYKEHVNNNAFTNYMAHFNIQLAITYYEKLEKENPSRLAELEERLALRKAYEKWKSVIGRIYLPQPREDLVIPQDDTYLSLKTIDLTKYKQSKKVGTLFEDYNLEQVNKMQVSKQADVLILLYLLEQWEKKFSQDVLKANFRYYEPKTLHDSSLSLSTHAILANDIGEYELAYSLFRRAAEIDLGPFPHSSDHGIHAASIGGIWQAAVAGFAGLRLSGGKLRISPRLPKHWRRMEFSIYWKGQPVTVSIDHSALIVKAERNEPFELEVYGKTYTCKDQLTIHIDPKN